A window of Pectobacterium carotovorum genomic DNA:
GACGCTTGGCCCAGTGGATGTTTGCCTCTTCGTCAAAGCGTGCCTGTAGTTCTACCACGACCGTCACTTTCTTACCGTTGTGCGCCGCATGGATCATTGAGGTAATGATGCGGGAATCTTTGGCGACGCGGTAAATATTGATTTTGATGGACAGCACATTAGGGTCGAAAGAGGCTTGTCGCAGCAGTTCCAATACGTGTTCGAAAGTGTGGTACGGGTAATAGAGCAGAACGTCACGCTCGCGAATCGCATCAAACCCATTGCGGAAATGGTTGAACCCGGAGTGTCGCAGGCGGGGCAACGGTTTGTTGACCAGATTGGCGCGTCCGACGTTCGGGAAAGAAATAAAGTCTTTGAAATTATGATAGCGCCCGCCGGGGATTACAGAGTCAAAGGAAGAGATCCCCAATTTCTCTTGTAGCATCGTAACCATGGCGTCCGGCATATCACGCTGATACACAAATCTCACCGGCTCGGCGGTTAAGCGCTGCTTCAGGCTGGAAGACATCAATTCCAACAGGCTGGATTCCATTTCCGTCACCAGATCGTATTCTGCATCGCGCGTCATCTTCATGGAGTACGCGTTCAGCGCATCGTAATCAAAGAAGCCCTTGAAGATATCATCCAGACAGTAACGCAGAATGTTATCGATGAGGATCATGGTCTTACGACGGCGCGGCGCTTCCGCTGGCAGGTTGACGAAACGCGGTATTTTATCCGAAGGAATTTCCAGCAGGGCATAATTGATCTCATCGCCACGAATAATTTCGACGGCAAGATAGGTATAGTTATCCTTCAGGAACTCCACTAGATTGGTTTCGTTAAAGATGAGTATTGGCGTGATATGCGGGCGCAGATATTGCCGGAAGTAGTCCCTCAGCCACTCTTGCTGGTTAGGGGAAACCTGACGCTCATTGACCAGAAAAATCTGGTTACGCGCCATTTCCAGCAACAGCTCGTTGTACAAACTATCGAAGATTTGATCGGTTTTTAGTACGCGCGCCTGAATTTTACCTAAAAGGTGTCGCAGATTGCCGTCCAGACCTTGTTCTTCGTTAATCAGAATGCGTCTTTTCAAATCGGCAAAACGGACTTTATAAAATTCATCAAGGTTGCTGGAGTAAATGCCAAGAAAGCGCATGCGTTCGATTAACGGATTGCTTTTATCTGCTGCTTCCTGAAGTACTCGTTCATTAAAGGATAACCAACTTAATTCTTTCTCTATGTAGAGTTTGTCCTGACCCATTGTCACTCCGCTCAACTCATGTACTGAAGGTTCATCCAATATTCATACCCTTCCTCTGTGGGTATAGGGTACAACAACATTATGGCGTGTTGATGACGATAAAATCTAATTCATAGACAGACTTACCATTGTCATATTATGGGCGTAAAGGCAACATATGCTACCCGCAATACGTTAGCAACACGACTCTGGCGGCTTCACTCTAACGGCGAGAATAATGGTAAACACAGGCAACACATCACAGTATCGGGATCGTCGGCGAGCGTGGATCGATCGTTTGGTTCACCGCATTGTTGCGGGCAGTGGGCTACTGGTGCTGGCTATGCTGTTGTTAATCTTCTTCTATCTACTGTATGTGGTGACGCCACTGTTCCTTTCCCCCACTGTTAACGGCCAAAAAACGGTGCAACGCCACAGTGCGGAGCCGTCGCTAGCGCTGGGGCTTAGCGACAACGGGCAAATCGGGTTTCGCATCGACAGTCAGGGCTATGGCGAGTTTATTCCGTTTGCGGAAAACCAGCCTATGTCGCGTATTCAGTTGGTTCCCGCGCTGAGTTTGCTGGCGCAGAATCAGGGCGAGCGACAGGTTTATGCCCTGAGTCAGCCTGATGGCCGTCTGATTTTCGTTCAGCCCGTATTATCGCGTACAGAAAACCGTTCTCCAGTCTGGGATTATCCGCTGGGTGAGCAGGCGTATTCGCTTGGGTTACCCGCGCAGCCGCTGCGTCATCTGGCAGTGGCTGCGGTGGGTGAAAAGCATGTCGTTGTTGCGGCGATCGGGCAGGAAAATGCCTTGATTATTGCCGATGTTGATAAAAATGGCGTGCGGCAACGGGCGCAGATTACGCTTCCGGCGGGTACGATTAGCCAAATGCTGCTGACGCCCGACGGGCAGCAAGTGTATTTGCTCAGCGGTAAGACATTAACGCTGTGGCAAGTGGGGGCGAACGCGCTGACGCTGCGGGAAGAGCGACAGTTACAACTGGCGGAACCGCTGCATCTGGCGTTGTTGTCTGGTGGACGATCGCTGCTGGTGCAGGCTGCTGACGGGCGGATTAGCCAGTGGTTTGAGGTTCCGGGCGAAAAGGGTGCCACGCTGACGGAGACGCGTCAGTTTCCGCACGTTGTGGGCGAATCGGTGTTGTTGGCAACGGAGGCGCAGCGACGAGTCTTTGCCACATTGAATGCACAGGGTGAACTGTCGCTGTTTGCCAGTAAACAGTCTCATGCGCTGCTGACGCAGATGCTACCAGCCCATGCACAAACGCTGGCGTTTTCGCCACGCGGTTCTGCCATCTTGGTTGAAACGGCGCAGGGCTGGCATCGCTATCAGGTTGATAACCCGTATCCCGATAT
This region includes:
- the ppk1 gene encoding polyphosphate kinase 1 — protein: MGQDKLYIEKELSWLSFNERVLQEAADKSNPLIERMRFLGIYSSNLDEFYKVRFADLKRRILINEEQGLDGNLRHLLGKIQARVLKTDQIFDSLYNELLLEMARNQIFLVNERQVSPNQQEWLRDYFRQYLRPHITPILIFNETNLVEFLKDNYTYLAVEIIRGDEINYALLEIPSDKIPRFVNLPAEAPRRRKTMILIDNILRYCLDDIFKGFFDYDALNAYSMKMTRDAEYDLVTEMESSLLELMSSSLKQRLTAEPVRFVYQRDMPDAMVTMLQEKLGISSFDSVIPGGRYHNFKDFISFPNVGRANLVNKPLPRLRHSGFNHFRNGFDAIRERDVLLYYPYHTFEHVLELLRQASFDPNVLSIKINIYRVAKDSRIITSMIHAAHNGKKVTVVVELQARFDEEANIHWAKRLTEAGVHVIFSVPGLKIHAKLFLISRREGENIVRYAHIGTGNFNEKTARLYTDYSLLTADERITNEVRRVFNFIENPYRPVSFEHLLVSPQNSRDKLYQLIDTEIENALANRDAGITLKVNNLVDKGLAEKLYQASSAGVKINLLVRGMCSLIPNLPGISENIQVISILDRYLEHDRVYVFNNGGDKKVYLSSADWMTRNIDYRIEVAVEILDPILKNRVLETLDILFSDTVKARVIDKESSNRYVSRGNRRKVRAQNAIYDYIKALEQPGDKPE
- a CDS encoding ABC transporter permease subunit — translated: MVNTGNTSQYRDRRRAWIDRLVHRIVAGSGLLVLAMLLLIFFYLLYVVTPLFLSPTVNGQKTVQRHSAEPSLALGLSDNGQIGFRIDSQGYGEFIPFAENQPMSRIQLVPALSLLAQNQGERQVYALSQPDGRLIFVQPVLSRTENRSPVWDYPLGEQAYSLGLPAQPLRHLAVAAVGEKHVVVAAIGQENALIIADVDKNGVRQRAQITLPAGTISQMLLTPDGQQVYLLSGKTLTLWQVGANALTLREERQLQLAEPLHLALLSGGRSLLVQAADGRISQWFEVPGEKGATLTETRQFPHVVGESVLLATEAQRRVFATLNAQGELSLFASKQSHALLTQMLPAHAQTLAFSPRGSAILVETAQGWHRYQVDNPYPDIGWRGLWQKLWYENYPEPAYIWQSTSADDSYQAKFSMMPLMLGTMKAAIYAMLFATPLALSAAIYTACFMSPTLRRWIKPTLEIMGALPTVVVGLIAAIWLAPHFATYLSAILVMPILWMLAVLGCGWLIECLPTRWRTRFPAGWDALFLIPAILLTFVAGCWLAPHIEIAVLGQPLYQWLGDDFVQRNTLVAGVALGFALIPLIFSLAEDALFSVPARLSQGSLALGATAWQTLWRVVLPSASAGIFAALMLSFGRAVGETMIVLMATGNTPIMDEGLLQGLRSLAANIAIEMPEAVTNSGHYRVLFLTALTLFVFTFIVNTLAETIRQRLRQRYRDEGENA